In Acidobacteriota bacterium, one DNA window encodes the following:
- a CDS encoding DinB family protein, which yields MRRFGIAGLCAAVAGLAVPAIAQQKDARPIRVDAPRTSLFSDVARAAWYSINELVIASAERMPAEHYGFRPARDVRTFAQILAHIADNHHAACGPTIGRPRPDTSFDRLQTKDELTKALRESAAVCDLAYGILTDQNAAFRYPAFNSEYTRFALLVSNITHNSEHYGNLVTYMRLKAVVPPSTAGIK from the coding sequence ATGCGCAGGTTCGGAATCGCGGGCCTCTGCGCGGCCGTGGCCGGTTTGGCCGTGCCCGCCATCGCGCAGCAGAAGGACGCCAGGCCGATCCGGGTCGACGCGCCGAGGACGTCGCTCTTCAGCGACGTCGCTCGCGCGGCGTGGTACAGCATCAACGAGCTGGTGATCGCGTCGGCCGAGAGGATGCCGGCCGAGCACTACGGGTTCCGGCCCGCGAGAGACGTGCGCACGTTCGCGCAGATCCTGGCTCACATCGCGGACAATCATCACGCGGCGTGCGGCCCCACGATCGGCCGCCCGCGGCCTGACACGAGCTTCGACCGTTTGCAGACCAAGGACGAGCTGACGAAGGCGCTTCGCGAGTCAGCCGCGGTATGCGATCTCGCCTACGGAATCCTGACCGATCAGAACGCGGCGTTCCGCTACCCGGCGTTCAACTCGGAGTACACGCGGTTCGCACTGCTCGTGTCCAACATCACCCACAACAGCGAGCACTACGGCAATCTCGTAACGTACATGCGGCTGAAAGCGGTCGTGCCGCCGTCCACGGCTGGCATAAAATAG
- a CDS encoding FkbM family methyltransferase, producing the protein MNVRRCPLWASAAAQVTRRLPAARYRAIGFLPSAAPFAAPFPADRRLQFICDPADAISREVFFAGSYEPQLTLIARALLAAGDVVADVGANWGYFTLLSAAMVGAGGRVLSLEPEPRSFARLSAHVELNALRQVSCHCAAATARAGDASLQPYDAASGNRGTSRLVEASAPDAITVRGVALDTVLDEAGLDGVSFVKIDVEGAEPSVLEGMSDGLRARRYRCLFIEWHPSSTPAAAIADAARRLHAAGYAAWAVDHSVAATRRAAYRGSIGLAPAQVPVDGAWPHWLAVSRDAQQDALAALGTVLPRE; encoded by the coding sequence ATGAACGTCCGCCGTTGCCCGCTGTGGGCGTCAGCTGCGGCTCAGGTCACGCGGCGGTTGCCTGCCGCGCGCTATCGCGCGATCGGGTTCCTGCCGTCTGCGGCCCCGTTCGCGGCGCCATTTCCCGCGGATCGCCGCCTGCAATTTATCTGCGACCCTGCCGACGCGATTTCGCGGGAAGTGTTCTTTGCCGGCAGCTACGAGCCTCAGCTGACGCTCATCGCACGCGCACTGCTCGCGGCCGGTGACGTCGTTGCCGATGTCGGCGCGAACTGGGGATATTTCACCCTCCTCTCGGCAGCGATGGTGGGCGCCGGCGGCCGCGTCCTCAGCCTCGAGCCAGAGCCGAGATCATTCGCACGACTGAGCGCGCACGTCGAGCTGAACGCGCTGCGGCAGGTCTCGTGCCACTGCGCGGCAGCAACCGCCCGCGCCGGGGATGCGTCGCTGCAGCCCTACGACGCGGCGAGCGGGAATCGCGGGACCTCACGGCTTGTCGAGGCGAGCGCGCCCGACGCGATAACCGTCCGCGGAGTGGCACTCGATACCGTTCTGGACGAGGCCGGCCTGGACGGCGTCAGCTTTGTAAAGATTGATGTCGAAGGCGCCGAGCCATCCGTGCTCGAGGGTATGAGTGACGGACTGCGCGCTCGACGCTATCGTTGCCTCTTCATCGAGTGGCACCCGTCATCCACGCCGGCTGCGGCAATCGCCGACGCGGCGCGGCGTCTGCACGCCGCGGGATATGCCGCCTGGGCCGTCGATCATTCGGTCGCGGCGACGCGTCGCGCCGCGTATCGCGGAAGCATAGGCCTGGCGCCCGCGCAGGTGCCGGTCGACGGCGCGTGGCCTCACTGGCTCGCGGTAAGCCGGGACGCGCAACAGGACGCGCTCGCGGCCCTGGGAACCGTCCTCCCGCGCGAATGA
- a CDS encoding polysaccharide biosynthesis/export family protein, whose translation MTSLLLTLALFTQAAATHVAQPAPARPQASTDYVVGALDVLTITVFGEPELSRRYNVDTDGTIDFPFIGRTKAGGLTLRQLEDALTKRLAAGFLVNPQVGVEIAEYRSKAVFIVGEVRAPGSYPVKGNMSLIEALALAGPTSAASSEVVVVHPDPNRKEGGPLLPDAAGAKGVRVNIKELQSGKLSENVQLQDGDTIFVPKAETFFVTGQVRSPGSYVYEPGMTVLQAIALAGGLAERGSRRGMKVLRVVGGKQVEVSVKDSDLIRPGDTLVVRQRFF comes from the coding sequence ATGACTTCATTACTGCTGACCCTTGCGCTGTTCACCCAGGCCGCCGCGACGCACGTGGCGCAGCCCGCGCCCGCGCGCCCGCAGGCCAGCACCGACTACGTGGTGGGGGCGCTCGACGTCCTCACGATCACGGTCTTCGGCGAGCCGGAGCTGTCGCGGCGCTACAACGTGGACACGGACGGCACGATTGACTTCCCGTTTATCGGGCGCACGAAGGCGGGCGGCCTGACCCTGCGCCAGCTCGAAGACGCGCTCACGAAGCGTCTTGCGGCCGGCTTCCTCGTGAACCCACAGGTCGGTGTCGAGATCGCGGAGTATCGCAGCAAGGCGGTCTTCATCGTCGGCGAGGTGCGAGCGCCGGGGTCGTACCCCGTCAAGGGGAACATGAGCCTCATCGAGGCGCTGGCGCTCGCCGGGCCGACGAGCGCCGCGAGCAGCGAGGTCGTGGTGGTTCACCCGGATCCGAACCGCAAGGAAGGGGGCCCTCTGCTGCCGGATGCCGCCGGAGCGAAGGGCGTCCGCGTCAACATCAAGGAGCTGCAGAGCGGAAAACTCTCGGAGAACGTGCAGCTGCAGGACGGCGACACGATCTTCGTGCCGAAAGCAGAGACGTTCTTCGTCACGGGCCAGGTGCGCAGCCCGGGGTCGTACGTCTACGAGCCGGGCATGACGGTGCTCCAGGCGATTGCGCTCGCAGGCGGGCTGGCGGAGCGCGGGTCGCGGCGCGGCATGAAGGTGTTGCGCGTTGTTGGCGGCAAGCAGGTCGAAGTCAGCGTCAAAGACTCGGACCTGATTCGCCCCGGAGATACGCTGGTCGTCCGCCAGCGATTTTTCTGA
- a CDS encoding glycosyltransferase encodes MRLLHLYSGNLYGGIERVLVTLAQTRAPDIEQRFALFFDGRLAQELFAAGADLSIVGRASLSQPWSFLHARRALSRVLWRAQPDIVLAHSPWVLAVAGPVIRGSGARSALWLHNPPAAKMWPDGWALRQHLDTVLANSPFTAEAAAPAVRLAGWLYPPVPPPPPSARDARAATRSQLGASDDDVVILQASRVEAWKGVREHLAAVAHLTELSHWVLWIAGAPQRRRERTYFDQLRADAASYGIADRVRFLGHRTDIPELMAAADIYCQPNLEPEPFGVALVEAMWAGRPIVTTMAGGLAAEIATPESPKVGIVVPAGDSSAVATALRALVLSADLRESLGSRGPSLAAHLCDPSRQLQRLAALLAPAAEPLSIR; translated from the coding sequence ATGCGGCTGCTCCACCTCTATTCCGGCAACCTGTACGGCGGCATCGAGCGCGTCCTCGTCACGCTCGCGCAGACGCGGGCGCCGGACATCGAGCAGCGGTTCGCGCTCTTCTTTGACGGGCGGCTCGCGCAGGAGCTGTTCGCGGCGGGCGCCGATCTCTCGATCGTCGGCCGCGCATCGTTGTCACAGCCGTGGTCGTTCCTTCATGCGCGGCGAGCGCTGTCGCGCGTCCTCTGGCGCGCGCAGCCGGACATCGTGCTCGCCCACTCTCCGTGGGTCCTCGCCGTCGCGGGTCCCGTCATCCGCGGTTCCGGCGCGCGCTCCGCGCTGTGGCTCCACAACCCTCCCGCCGCGAAGATGTGGCCGGACGGATGGGCGCTGCGGCAGCATCTCGACACCGTCCTCGCGAACAGTCCGTTCACGGCCGAGGCCGCGGCTCCGGCCGTCCGCCTCGCCGGCTGGTTGTATCCGCCGGTGCCGCCTCCGCCGCCGTCGGCGCGCGACGCCCGTGCCGCGACGCGCAGTCAGCTCGGCGCTTCTGACGACGACGTCGTGATCCTGCAGGCGAGCCGCGTGGAGGCGTGGAAAGGGGTACGCGAGCATCTCGCCGCCGTCGCACACCTCACGGAGTTGTCACACTGGGTCCTCTGGATCGCGGGCGCGCCGCAACGGCGGCGCGAGCGGACCTACTTCGATCAGCTGCGCGCGGACGCGGCGTCTTACGGGATCGCCGATCGCGTGCGGTTCCTCGGCCACCGGACGGACATTCCCGAGCTGATGGCCGCCGCCGATATCTACTGCCAGCCGAACCTCGAGCCCGAACCGTTCGGGGTCGCCCTGGTTGAAGCCATGTGGGCCGGGCGTCCCATCGTGACGACGATGGCGGGCGGGCTGGCGGCGGAGATCGCGACTCCGGAATCGCCGAAGGTCGGCATCGTCGTTCCCGCGGGAGATTCTTCCGCCGTTGCGACGGCGCTGCGGGCACTCGTGCTCTCGGCCGATCTCCGGGAGTCGCTTGGCAGCAGGGGCCCTTCGCTCGCGGCACACCTGTGCGATCCGTCCCGGCAGCTTCAGCGGCTCGCGGCGCTTCTCGCGCCCGCCGCCGAACCCCTTTCGATCAGATGA
- a CDS encoding sigma-54-dependent Fis family transcriptional regulator yields MNAHHTHAHDAARPAWPVELAGGSPAARRLRERARELARSTRPVLILAPPGFDGAAVARGIHAISGTGGPLLAVACGVDDPPEVEARLFGVAARRGRAELLETVTRDCALVQAQHGTLVLGSVHELPVSAQTRLARALRDGEVRCVNGGAARAVRLDVRIAATTELSLERLSAEVLHGRFRGDLFKRFATRHLELVPLRDRREDIAPMALALMERAACESERRPRDFTHAALALISALGWDGNLAALDDLVHALAAAGIDGPVRVEDVLAEVDPGAVASVSAPRVSLREARRQFEREYIAAVLKHSGWRMGPAARVLGIQRTNLYRKARQLGITRAKAGE; encoded by the coding sequence ATGAACGCTCACCACACGCACGCACACGATGCCGCTCGCCCGGCGTGGCCGGTCGAGCTGGCGGGCGGCTCGCCTGCCGCGCGACGCCTTCGCGAGCGGGCCCGCGAGCTGGCCCGCAGCACGCGCCCGGTTCTCATCCTCGCGCCCCCTGGTTTCGATGGCGCCGCGGTCGCGCGCGGCATTCACGCCATTAGTGGGACCGGCGGTCCGCTGCTGGCGGTCGCGTGCGGGGTGGACGACCCGCCGGAGGTCGAGGCCCGGCTGTTCGGCGTTGCGGCGCGGCGAGGGCGCGCGGAGCTCCTCGAGACCGTGACGCGCGACTGCGCGCTCGTGCAGGCGCAGCACGGCACGCTGGTGCTCGGCTCCGTGCACGAGCTTCCCGTTTCGGCGCAGACGCGCCTGGCGCGCGCGCTGCGCGACGGCGAAGTCCGTTGCGTGAACGGCGGCGCTGCGCGCGCCGTTCGTCTCGACGTCCGGATCGCCGCGACCACCGAGCTTTCGCTCGAGCGCCTGTCGGCCGAAGTGCTTCATGGCCGGTTTCGCGGGGACCTGTTCAAGCGCTTCGCCACACGGCATCTGGAGCTCGTCCCGCTGCGCGACCGCCGCGAAGATATTGCGCCGATGGCGCTGGCGCTGATGGAGCGCGCCGCTTGCGAGTCGGAGCGCCGGCCGCGCGATTTCACGCACGCGGCGCTTGCGCTCATCTCGGCGCTCGGGTGGGACGGCAATCTCGCCGCGCTCGACGACCTGGTCCACGCGCTTGCCGCAGCCGGGATCGACGGCCCGGTGCGCGTGGAGGACGTTCTCGCGGAAGTCGATCCGGGGGCCGTGGCCAGCGTGAGCGCACCGCGCGTGAGCCTCCGGGAAGCGCGCCGGCAGTTCGAACGCGAGTACATCGCAGCCGTCCTGAAGCACTCCGGGTGGCGCATGGGACCGGCGGCCCGCGTGCTCGGGATCCAGCGGACGAATCTCTATCGAAAAGCGCGGCAGCTTGGCATCACGCGCGCGAAGGCGGGCGAATGA
- a CDS encoding glycosyltransferase, whose translation MNIVHLTTSGELGGAETSLLAILGSLRRAEPNWTPSVIAPARGRLLERLGEEGIRARVLPFPPALARLGESSSRSGAFHGVAAAVGGAVYAARLRSALVAERADVVHAHGFKMHVLAALARPRGSALVWHVHGYLSGRRWTNAALRALASRASVVVANSESVTEDVRRVLGPRALVRTLYNAIDLGRFAPVGPRVDLDAAAGLPPAPDGTVRVGLVGTFGRWKGHHVFLDALARLPAAAQVRGYIIGAPIYATTDSQFTLEELRQAASDRGLDGRVGFSGFVGDVADAMRSLDVIVHASTEPEPFGMVIAEAMACGRPVVVSRAGGAVELFEDGVDGFGHAPGDAGELAHIIAALAADPLRRERAARAARRTAEARYDQQRLADYLVPLYRTLVAA comes from the coding sequence ATGAACATCGTCCATCTGACGACCTCGGGTGAGCTTGGCGGAGCCGAAACGAGCCTGCTCGCGATCCTGGGAAGTCTCCGGCGGGCGGAACCGAACTGGACGCCGTCGGTGATCGCGCCCGCGCGCGGGCGCCTCCTCGAACGTCTCGGCGAGGAAGGCATTCGCGCCCGCGTGCTCCCGTTTCCGCCTGCGCTCGCGCGGCTGGGCGAGAGCAGCAGCCGCTCGGGCGCGTTCCACGGCGTCGCAGCCGCCGTGGGCGGCGCTGTCTACGCCGCGCGGCTCCGGTCGGCGCTCGTCGCCGAGCGAGCCGACGTGGTGCACGCGCACGGGTTCAAGATGCACGTGCTCGCGGCGCTGGCGCGGCCCCGTGGAAGCGCGCTCGTCTGGCACGTGCACGGGTACCTCTCCGGCCGCCGATGGACGAACGCTGCGTTGCGCGCGCTGGCGTCCCGCGCGTCGGTTGTCGTGGCCAATTCTGAGAGCGTGACCGAGGATGTCCGGCGCGTGCTGGGGCCCCGGGCGCTGGTGCGCACGCTGTACAACGCGATCGATCTTGGCAGGTTCGCGCCCGTCGGTCCGCGGGTGGACCTCGACGCAGCGGCCGGGCTGCCCCCTGCTCCGGACGGGACCGTGCGAGTGGGGCTCGTCGGTACCTTCGGCCGCTGGAAAGGCCACCACGTGTTCCTCGACGCGCTCGCGCGGCTGCCCGCGGCCGCGCAGGTTCGCGGTTACATTATCGGTGCGCCCATCTACGCGACGACGGACAGCCAGTTTACGCTCGAGGAACTGCGCCAGGCGGCGAGCGACCGGGGGCTCGACGGCCGGGTTGGTTTCAGCGGCTTCGTGGGGGACGTCGCCGATGCGATGCGTTCGCTCGACGTCATCGTGCACGCGAGCACGGAGCCTGAGCCGTTCGGCATGGTGATCGCCGAGGCGATGGCGTGCGGGCGCCCGGTGGTCGTGAGCCGTGCGGGCGGCGCCGTGGAGCTGTTCGAGGACGGCGTCGATGGGTTCGGTCACGCGCCGGGTGACGCCGGAGAGCTCGCGCACATCATCGCGGCGCTCGCGGCAGATCCGTTACGACGCGAGCGCGCGGCGCGCGCGGCGCGGCGCACCGCCGAGGCACGGTACGATCAACAGCGGCTGGCGGATTATCTCGTGCCGCTCTATCGCACGCTGGTCGCGGCGTGA
- a CDS encoding methyltransferase domain-containing protein: MSVPAPDVRRRAARSLGRSSEVLYARARQILHARGVRGRVADVGCGHGALRAALGGIAGEYIGVDALRFDGFPRDAMFVEADLDRDPLPIPDRSVDVAVALETIEHLENPRRFMRELTRITRPGGTVLLSTPNQVSVLSLVTLVTRGEFNAFQDADYPAHLTALLPTDLLRLARECGLDAIEIAWSHHGRIPMTARHFPRWLSRRFPRALSGNVLIVARVPL, translated from the coding sequence ATGAGCGTTCCCGCGCCGGACGTACGGCGGCGTGCGGCTCGAAGTCTCGGACGCAGCAGTGAGGTGTTGTACGCCCGGGCGAGGCAGATTCTGCATGCACGCGGGGTTCGGGGTCGCGTTGCCGATGTCGGGTGCGGCCACGGCGCCCTGCGCGCGGCGCTCGGCGGGATCGCGGGCGAGTACATCGGCGTGGACGCCCTGCGGTTCGACGGCTTTCCGCGGGATGCGATGTTTGTCGAGGCGGATCTCGATCGTGATCCGCTGCCGATCCCCGATCGATCCGTGGACGTGGCCGTGGCGCTCGAAACGATCGAGCACCTGGAGAACCCCCGCCGGTTCATGCGCGAGCTGACGCGGATCACGCGGCCGGGAGGCACGGTGCTCCTCTCCACGCCGAACCAGGTGAGCGTGCTGAGCCTGGTGACGCTCGTCACCCGCGGCGAGTTCAACGCGTTCCAGGATGCAGACTACCCGGCGCACCTGACGGCCCTTCTGCCAACCGACCTGCTTCGGCTCGCCCGCGAGTGCGGGCTCGATGCGATCGAGATTGCCTGGTCGCACCACGGCAGGATCCCGATGACCGCGAGGCATTTTCCGCGGTGGCTGTCGCGACGATTTCCACGCGCGCTGTCCGGCAACGTGCTGATCGTAGCGCGGGTGCCCTTATGA
- a CDS encoding glycosyltransferase, which translates to MTRPWMLVAGDFMPSGGMDRANFALAARLARTGHEVHLVTHRAAETLRRCGAIVHAVSRPARSHALGMPLLARAARRRATQLAGRRALVVANGGNCVLPGVNWVHYVHAVYDPVRDASGVSRALASLQRGYVLGREQCALAAASV; encoded by the coding sequence ATGACCCGGCCCTGGATGCTCGTGGCCGGCGATTTCATGCCGTCCGGCGGCATGGATCGCGCGAATTTCGCGCTGGCGGCGCGGCTCGCCCGTACCGGTCACGAGGTGCACCTGGTGACGCACCGCGCCGCCGAGACTCTCAGGCGCTGCGGCGCCATCGTGCATGCGGTCTCGCGCCCGGCACGGTCGCACGCGCTCGGGATGCCGCTGCTCGCGCGCGCCGCACGCCGCCGCGCGACCCAGCTTGCCGGACGACGGGCGCTCGTCGTGGCCAACGGCGGCAACTGCGTGCTGCCCGGGGTGAACTGGGTGCACTACGTGCACGCCGTCTACGACCCCGTACGGGATGCCTCCGGCGTTTCGCGAGCCCTGGCATCGTTGCAGCGCGGCTACGTGCTCGGCCGCGAGCAGTGCGCGCTGGCCGCCGCGTCCGTGG
- a CDS encoding outer membrane beta-barrel protein produces the protein MSTRTATLFLLAALVGPPASAQPSPPPAGARGLEVGPVTLTPGFEIREIGIDDNVFNDPVNPQRDFTATVLARVNADVQIGWTRLTGASTLEGVYFKKFAGERALNRGAEGRFEIGEGLVRPFVMGGMLDTNQRLNAEIDIRAGRRQTNYGGGIGLAMTSRTMILLTARRSNLRFDEGESYRGVELSRTMNSHSDQLDAGIRMAITPLTTWDITGGVQYDRFDRDAQRNADSVRVATGLSFSPSALITGRASVGFRRFTPAVASLAAYNGVVAQAGLAYSIESTKIEGQFERDVRYSFEDLEPYYVTSGGRIILTQQITGPLDAQGTAGRQSLDYREFGGGDAISRRDRATFYGGGLGYRLGEAARLGINVEWSRRRSDTLLDRHYDRRRLYGTVTYGF, from the coding sequence ATGAGCACACGAACGGCGACCCTCTTCCTGCTGGCGGCTCTGGTCGGCCCGCCCGCGTCGGCGCAGCCATCCCCTCCGCCCGCGGGTGCGCGGGGACTCGAGGTCGGCCCGGTCACCCTCACACCCGGCTTTGAAATCCGCGAAATCGGCATCGACGACAACGTCTTCAACGATCCGGTCAACCCGCAGCGCGACTTCACGGCGACCGTGCTGGCGCGCGTGAACGCGGACGTCCAGATCGGGTGGACGCGCCTGACGGGAGCCAGCACCCTCGAAGGCGTGTACTTCAAGAAGTTCGCCGGCGAGCGCGCGCTGAACCGGGGGGCCGAGGGGCGCTTCGAAATCGGCGAAGGGCTCGTCCGCCCCTTCGTCATGGGAGGCATGCTCGACACCAACCAGCGGTTGAACGCGGAGATCGACATCCGCGCCGGACGACGGCAGACGAACTACGGTGGAGGCATCGGGCTCGCGATGACGTCGCGCACGATGATCCTGCTGACCGCGCGCCGTTCCAATCTCCGCTTCGACGAGGGGGAGAGCTACCGCGGCGTGGAGCTGAGCCGTACGATGAACTCGCACAGCGACCAGCTGGATGCCGGCATCCGGATGGCCATCACGCCGCTGACCACGTGGGACATTACCGGAGGCGTGCAGTACGATCGCTTCGACCGCGACGCGCAGCGGAACGCGGACAGCGTCCGCGTCGCGACCGGGCTCTCGTTCAGCCCGTCCGCACTGATCACGGGGCGCGCCTCGGTCGGCTTCCGGCGGTTCACGCCCGCCGTCGCGTCGCTTGCGGCGTACAACGGGGTGGTCGCCCAGGCCGGGCTGGCCTATTCGATCGAATCGACGAAGATCGAAGGGCAGTTCGAGCGCGACGTGCGCTATTCGTTCGAGGATCTCGAGCCGTATTACGTCACGAGCGGCGGCCGGATCATTCTCACGCAGCAGATCACGGGCCCGCTCGACGCCCAGGGCACCGCAGGCAGGCAGAGCCTGGACTATCGCGAGTTCGGCGGGGGCGATGCGATCTCGCGTCGCGATCGCGCCACGTTTTACGGTGGCGGGCTCGGCTACCGGCTTGGAGAGGCCGCGCGTCTTGGCATCAACGTGGAGTGGAGCCGCCGGCGATCGGACACGCTTCTCGACCGGCACTACGATCGACGTCGTCTTTATGGAACCGTCACCTACGGGTTCTGA